A window of Coturnix japonica isolate 7356 chromosome 2, Coturnix japonica 2.1, whole genome shotgun sequence contains these coding sequences:
- the TWISTNB gene encoding DNA-directed RNA polymerase I subunit RPA43, which yields MAVPGELQEAAVRPLPVVELPSFAAACDLVCRRYSCLVVATHRRHIALPPRFLGRKRTGIRAQLDAELLRYSESLQGVPLAYDNVKVVGELGDIRDDQGFIHLNVEADFVIFCPTKGKKMVGVINKVAPSHIGCLIHGCFNASIPKPEHMSAAEWKELGFKSGDELKFQVVHLDSDAAGVFFIRGKLTKTSMKPKQPETVSNAVTYATNGEQSQDFDYEENGLNDFGGDNVTEDPSGEADNTVGGETEEQITDALNEICDDKKKKKKKKKHKQEEQEHVLPASDSSGYQSDLKKSKKKKRKHCEVEESEVLELSQEPKAKKTRN from the exons ATGGCCGTGCcgggggagctgcaggaggccGCCGTTCGCCCGCTGCCCGTTGTCGAGCTGCCGTCGTTCGCCGCTGCCTGCGATCTGGTGTGTCGGCGCTACTCGTGTCTGGTGGTGGCTACGCACCGCAGGCACATCGCTCTGCCGCCGCGCTTCCTGGGCCGCAAGCGCACGGGTATCCGCGCTCAgctggatgctgagctgctgcgCTACTCGGAGAG CCTGCAGGGCGTGCCGCTGGCCTACGACAACGTCAAGGTGGTGGGAGAGCTCGGGGATATCCGCGACGATCAGGGCTTCATCCACCTGAACGTGGAGGCAGACTTCGTCATCTTCTGTCCGACGAAAGGGAAGAAGATGGTG gGTGTAATTAACAAAGTGGCCCCCAGTCACATTGGCTGTCTGATACACGGGTGCTTCAATGCTTCTATCCCGAAACCTGAACACATGTCAGCTGCAGAATGGAAAGAGCTGGGGTTTAAAAGTGGAGATGAACTGAAATTTCAGGTGGTGCACTTAGATTCTGATGCAGCAGGAGTGTTCTTCATTCGAGGAAAACTGACTAAGACCAG TATGAAGCCCAAGCAGCCTGAGACGGTTTCCAATGCAGTGACCTATGCCACAAATGGAGAGCAAAGTCAAGACTTTGATTATGAAGAAAATGGCTTAAATGACTTTGGGGGAGATAAT GTCACAGAAGATCCTTCAGGTGAGGCAGATAACACTGTGGGGGgggaaacagaagagcaaatTACTGATGCTTTGAATGAAATATGTGatgataaaaagaagaagaagaaaaagaagaaacataagCAAGAAGAACAGGAACATGTATTGCCTGCCAGTGACTCTAGTGGTTACCAAAGTGACCttaaaaagtcaaagaaaaagaaaagaaagcattgtgAAGTTGAAGAAAGTGAAGTGCTGGAGCTGTCGCAAGAACCTAAAGCAAAAAAGACAAGGAACTGA